A stretch of the Ostrea edulis chromosome 9, xbOstEdul1.1, whole genome shotgun sequence genome encodes the following:
- the LOC130049940 gene encoding uncharacterized protein LOC130049940 produces MSEKKPKLKQEWIRRLRNERANLIVNDSTRVCSEHFQGEFNDSSVPTIFPSKQPAVVKQRRPVVRHLAETACNTEEEFVLDDSTDETKENVPIVSGKSESAQHPSKFIHQGCNTEQSETESKEIQVGEPSPVMQDACIQVSLPYISPEDLRYNDEKTRFYTGFVSFAMFWHYLSTLIKHGADKLYYWEGEQRCANTPIPAYHQTDGHKPGRKRFLRPADEFLLVCMRLRLGLLQEHLADIFCISTTTVSRIINTWTNFLYDHCKGLIPWPSREQIMCNLPSGFRDYKNCRIVIDCTELYTEKPSSLIAQWLTWSEYKHSNTFKILIGVAPNGLVTFVSRLWCGNASDRHIVQQDGLLPKLSPGDMIMADKGFTIEDLLPADVDLNIPPRIPGNRQMTPSEFFKTQAIASARIVVEMKMEQVKNYRILGGTLPLNEAHLAEQMVFICIAWTNLLPPLMK; encoded by the coding sequence ATGTCAGAGAAAAAACCCAAACTAAAACAAGAATGGATTCGCAGGCTGAGAAATGAGCGTGCAAATTTAATTGTTAATGACAGTACTAGAGTTTGTTCAGAGCATTTCCAAGGAGAGTTTAATGACTCATCAGTACCTACTATATTTCCATCAAAGCAACCTGCAGTTGTAAAGCAAAGACGACCTGTCGTTAGACATCTTGCAGAAACTGCATGCAACACTGAAGAGGAATTTGTATTGGACGACTCCACAGACGAAACAAAAGAAAACGTTCCTATTGTGTCGGGGAAAAGTGAAAGTGCTCAACATCCTTCAAAATTCATACATCAAGGATGCAACACTGAACAGAGTGAAACTGAGAGTAAAGAAATCCAAGTTGGAGAACCCTCTCCAGTGATGCAAGATGCTTGTATACAAGTTTCCTTACCATATATCTCACCAGAGGATCTAAGATACAACGATGAGAAAACAAGATTTTACACTGGTTTTGTATCTTTTGCTATGTTCTGGCATTATCTGAGCACACTAATTAAACATGGTGCAGACAAACTTTATTACTGGGAAGGAGAACAAAGATGTGCTAACACACCCATACCAGCTTATCACCAAACTGATGGACACAAACCAGGGAGAAAACGTTTCCTCCGACCAGCAGATGAATTTCTTTTGGTGTGTATGAGACTCAGACTCGGTCTATTGCAAGAACACCTAGCAGATATCTTTTGTATATCTACCACAACCGTTTCTCGGATCATAAACACTTGGACGAATTTCTTATATGACCATTGTAAAGGACTAATACCATGGCCCTCCAGAGAGCAAATAATGTGCAATCTCCCAAGTGGATTTCGTGATTACAAGAACTGTCGCATTGTTATTGATTGTACAGAATTGTATACAGAGAAACCTTCCTCTCTGATTGCTCAGTGGTTAACATGGTCCGAGTACAAGCACTCCAACACTTTCAAGATTCTTATTGGTGTTGCACCGAATGGACTTGTGACTTTTGTATCTAGGCTATGGTGTGGTAATGCTTCTGATCGTCACATAGTACAACAAGATGGCCTTTTACCAAAGTTGAGCCCAGGAGACATGATAATGGCTGATAAAGGTTTCACCATTGAGGATCTTTTACCAGCTGATGTTGACCTCAACATACCACCAAGAATCCCTGGTAATAGGCAAATGACTCCCAGTGAATTCTTTAAAACTCAAGCAATAGCATCAGCTCGTATTGTagttgaaatgaaaatggaACAAGTGAAAAACTACCGTATCCTTGGTGGCACACTTCCACTAAATGAGGCACATCTTGCTGAACAAATGGTATTCATATGCATTGCTTGGACCAATCTCCTCCCTCCtctaatgaaataa
- the LOC125647292 gene encoding uncharacterized protein LOC125647292, whose amino-acid sequence MSSDRDSSDETDRNELLPSLADLEKWCVKDLKNWLQERDLKRSGSKSILAKRVYRALRTICNSDSDDCDSSSIYSNRQIFSSKYSELDSSWETATQDILPQMSEKGVENYFMFHKDPFSARNAKFIRHFQKGRKLCNENYVSNIMYHPVDDSSDICYLKANCKPSMRSHVQVGKGKMASTYSLYICLSKSTGHIIFAYCDCKAGEAGLCAHVGGLLFTVLKIKNACTSQQCRWEEPRPIQRKPSPKRVHEVRFFNPENSKIRPYPDVYQASACKDPDTFLIDILSGLENINPNCVLFKTLKSEPADISPFTDLFIPEFSYADHVNLASEECKLKFKQFMDSIAISEKMSKNVELGTRGQALNENWIDVRKCILTASNFGAICKRRKVEPAKCTRFKFKGI is encoded by the coding sequence ATGTCTAGTGACAGGGATTCCTCAGATGAAACGGACAGAAATGAACTCCTTCCCAGTTTAGCAGATTTGGAGAAATGGTGTGTTAAGGACTTGAAAAATTGGCTACAGGAAAGGGATCTAAAAAGAAGTGGATCAAAATCCATTTTGGCTAAAAGGGTCTACCGTGCACTACGTACTATATGTAATTCTGACTCAGACGATTGTGATTCCAGTTCTATATATTCGAACCGCCAAATATTTAGTTCTAAGTACAGTGAGCTTGACTCCTCATGGGAAACAGCAACGCAAGATATATTACCACAGATGTCTGAAAAGGGGGTTGAAAATTACTTCATGTTTCATAAAGACCCCTTTTCTGCAAGAAATGCCAAATTTATTCGCCATTTCCAAAAAGGAAGAAAACTGTGCAATGAAAATTATGTAAGCAACATAATGTACCACCCTGTTGATGATAGTTCAGATATCTGTTATCTGAAAGCAAATTGCAAACCATCGATGCGGAGTCATGTTCAAGTTGGTAAGGGGAAAATGGCTTCCACATACTCGCTTTACATCTGCCTATCCAAATCAACCGGACATATAATATTTGCTTACTGTGATTGCAAGGCTGGTGAGGCTGGACTATGTGCACATGTCGGAGGGCTTCTTTTTACTGTATTAAAGATTAAAAATGCCTGCACCTCACAACAATGCAGATGGGAAGAGCCAAGGCCAATACAACGAAAACCTAGTCCGAAGAGAGTACATGAAGTCAGATTTTTCAATCCTGAAAATTCAAAAATTCGACCCTACCCCGATGTGTACCAAGCGTCTGCTTGTAAAGATCCAGATACATTCCTGATAGACATACTAAGTGGGCTTGAGAATATAAATCCAAACTGTGTTTTATTTAAGACATTAAAATCAGAGCCTGCTGACATTTCACCATTTACTGACCTATTTATTCCTGAATTTAGTTATGCCGATCATGTGAATCTTGCTTCTGAAGAATGCAAACTTAAGTTTAAACAATTTATGGACAGCATTGCAATAAGTGAGAAAATGTCAAAAAATGTTGAACTTGGTACAAGAGGTCAAGCTTTAAATGAAAACTGGATTGACGTCCGAAAATGTATTTTGACAGCATCAAATTTTGGTGCTATATGTAAAAGAAGAAAAGTGGAGCCAGCCAAATGCACTCGTTTCAAATTTAAGGGGATATAA